TACACAGTACAAGATTAGTTGGATCTGTCTCTTTCACACTGTAGATAGTCAACTTCTACTGATACTGTGAGTGTGACACTTTGTTGTAAGTATATAAAGCTGTGTACATTACTTTCAGGAACCAGACAGATTGATTTCAGGAACTACCTTGGTAAAGTAAATATATTGATCTCAACAGTCAACGTTCTAAGATTAACCGCTCAGCTTCTGTTTTGCAAATAAGTGTATGAAGGAAAGAAACATTTTGCAGTCATTTATTGTAAAGTGTTTTTGTGAAGTAAACTTACTGTATAATCAATCAGGTAACAGAAGTGCTATTCACACACTAACACTTCTTCTTCCATTTCTCCAACTCCCACAGGATAGCTTGTGTCAGCTGTCCCACTACATACAAGAAAATTCGGGAGCTGAAAGGAGACGCTGTGCAGGCCTTCTGCCTTGAATACGATGAGAGATTCAAAGTGTTCGGAGAACATTTTGTGTTCTATGACTACAATGAGCCCCTGCGCTTACCTGTAGAGTTCAAGAACAGTTTTGATCTGGTACTGGTGGATCCTCCATTCTTGTCTGAAGAGTGTCTGAGTAAGGTGGCCATCACTGTCCAATACCTCACGAAGGACAAGGTTCTGCTTTGTACAGGTGAGCTTTGACAATAGCCCAGGATAGACAAGCGCAATTGCCTCAGATAGTGGTAAGGATTAATTGGCCTTCAAAATTGAAGGTTCGGTGTTCAAATCCCAGCTACACGAAGAccatcctgtaatccatgtcagagttcggtctGTTAGAGAAGTGCTTCAATACCCAGCATACACTGGGTATGACTGACTGCCTTAAATGGAaggaaaaacaaacattttgaaaagagggctccactgtgtgtgtttgtgcttttgATAATTAAATATATGTCATGATTTAAATGTGAATGGTCAgaaccagacctgggaacccatacgatttcgccgtattttgtacgcttgattgtctagaatacgatcagtatggTCAGTAGAAAAAACATACGCCGAGAAAAagtcctagactacttttcttcacaagcccttCCCAAAGCTGATCCAATATTTTGAGACATGATTAGTTTTCGTCAGTAAatattgaaagaagcatttgttttaaatgtatcgATAAACTTTATGAACGGTACAGCGGACGTGtgcgaagcatgtttgaatcatagATGTTCAAATGCTCTGTGGAGTACGctaatttttctgaaaatataccaaggttgtttgagaatactgagtgcaaaacaggggttcccaggtctggtgaACACATTATTGTACATTGTTAAATACCAAAAAAATGTCTGAATTATGTGGGTGAAAGGATTACTTTTCTTCTTCAGTATGGAATATTAATCCTAGACCAGGGTCTGGACTCATCTGATATCAATAAAGCGTAGCATagaaattttcatttgatataAAAAGGATCCAGATGAAGAATTAAAAGTAAAAAGTGAAATTTAAAGACACAactttctgtttgtgtttcaggGGCAGTGATGGCTGAAGCGGCGGATCGACTGCTCGGCGTCAAACTCACCAAATTTGTACCGACGCATACACACCAATTACAAAATGAGTTTCGCTGCTACACAAACTACGATAGCTTTGATTTGGATAAAAATGACTGACATTTGCAATGGTgcagggttgtgtgtgtttctgtgcgtgtgtctacgtgcgtgtgtctctgtatgtgtgtctctgtgtgtgtgtctctgtttgagATAATTAATATGGTCTTCTGTACAgtatacaagtcgcgtaaggcgaaaatacaacatttagtcaagaagctgtcaaactcacagaatgaaagtaaacgcaatgcaacgcagcaagaccgtatactcgtagcatcgtcagtccaccgcgcacggcaaaggcagtgaaattgacaagaagagcggggtagtacttgcgctgagaaggatagcacgcttttttgtacctctcttcgttttaactttctgagcgtgtttttaatccaaacatatcatatctatatgtttttggaatcaggaaccgacaaggaataagatgaaggtgtttttaaattgatttggacaatttaattttgataataatttttatatttttaattttcagagcttgtttttaatcaaaatataacatatttatatatttttggaatcagaaaatgataaagaataagatgtacgtaaatttggatcgttttataaaaaaaatattttttttacaattttcagatttttaatgaccaaactcactcattagtttttaagccaccaagctgaaatgcaataccaaaccccggccttcgtcgaagattacttgaccaaaatgtcaaccaatttggttgaaaaatgagagcgtgacagtgccgcctcaactttcacgaaaagccggatatgacgtcatcaaagacatttatcaaaaaaatgaaaaaaacgtatggggatttcatacccaggaactctcatgtcaaatttcataaagatcggtccagtagtttagtctgaatcgctctacacacacacacagacagacacacacacacacacacacatacaccacgaccctcgtctcgattcccccctctacgttaaaatatttagtcaaaacttgactaaatataaaaaaagttgTTCATGAGACTCTGGTAAAGGTGGCTTTGCAATTCCTGGTAGTTTTTACAAGGTGAGAAAGAAACTGCATTTGTGCAACATTCACACCACTATACACTTACAAGTCAAATCTTGTTGTTAATCTTTAGTGCAGAAAAGAACGCACAAAGATGTAATTTAATTTAGCTTAAAATCATATGTATTTTGTACACATGCATCACATTTACAATCTTTAAGACTGCGAATTATGGGCTTACTCAGTTCAAGAAAAAACATTGAAATCATTTGATACTTACAGTACTTGCATCTTCCAGAACTTGTGCGAAAAGCATCATATAAACTTAGCAAAAAAAGTATTGTGAACAATTGTGAACCCTTATTAaaacattaattcccgtgtcatttcattccaaCTTTCTTTGCCATTTAAGGCCATCCACTAGACGATCTGGCACACCATTTGGATCAAAGATGTCTTTAACAGAGATCATGTGACCActgctcaaataagggtacccccaaaatcgatgtGACAAAAACGAAAGGGACCAATACAAAATCGACGAAAAATCATTtttggcaacttttacatacgaagAAAACGTCAAATAAATTATCAACCCAGAACATACGTTGCTTCTAGTCACTTTGCTGATGTAATTTTAGTACAAAGCCATTTCTTAGCTTCTAGTCACTCTAGTCACTTGCTGATGTAGTTTGTTTATGCattatgtacattttttttcttttcactgCAGTGTGTAAAGCCTCTATCAGGGTGCGCGGAACAGCCCCAATAGCTTTAGGTACCGTCTGAATTTTATAATGAAATTTAATTTGTTGGATTCCATGAGAATCACCATAAGCAATATTGTGGTAAACGAGAGTCAGCCTGATGTTTGGTAAAATAATGAACAGATTTGGCAATTAAAGCTTTCAATCTTAAAACCATAGGTAAGGTAAATGAGTTTTCAATAAAAATGTTGTCACGCCGGTGGCCTACTACAACAGCACTACACATTGACTCTGTTGTTCTTggt
The sequence above is a segment of the Littorina saxatilis isolate snail1 linkage group LG3, US_GU_Lsax_2.0, whole genome shotgun sequence genome. Coding sequences within it:
- the LOC138962335 gene encoding EEF1A lysine methyltransferase 1-like isoform X1, with protein sequence MADSDDDATQLSAQALAALQEFYQEQSNLEENMTGTLEGDVEKFNPKEDWQLSQFWSDDATAERLTREALAVVGENGRIACVSCPTTYKKIRELKGDAVQAFCLEYDERFKVFGEHFVFYDYNEPLRLPVEFKNSFDLVLVDPPFLSEECLSKVAITVQYLTKDKVLLCTGAVMAEAADRLLGVKLTKFVPTHTHQLQNEFRCYTNYDSFDLDKND
- the LOC138962335 gene encoding EEF1A lysine methyltransferase 1-like isoform X2 is translated as MTGTLEGDVEKFNPKEDWQLSQFWSDDATAERLTREALAVVGENGRIACVSCPTTYKKIRELKGDAVQAFCLEYDERFKVFGEHFVFYDYNEPLRLPVEFKNSFDLVLVDPPFLSEECLSKVAITVQYLTKDKVLLCTGAVMAEAADRLLGVKLTKFVPTHTHQLQNEFRCYTNYDSFDLDKND